In one Oscillospiraceae bacterium genomic region, the following are encoded:
- a CDS encoding 3-hydroxyisobutyrate dehydrogenase — MTVGFIGTGIMGAAMAANLIRAGFDLRVYSRTRAKAAELEAMGAAWADSPAACCAGCGAVITMVGFPEDVRQVYFGADGVLAGAAPGACLIDMTTTSPKLSVEIYAAAKERGLFALDAPVSGGDTGAKAGTLAIMAGGDREAFDRCLPLFRAMGKNVVYEGPAGSGQHTKMANQIAIAGAMAGLCEAMTYAGKAGLDVEKTIATIRTGAAGSAQLEAYAPKILAGDYAPGFYIRHFIKDMAIAREEYAALGGALEVLDKVLEMYRALAGQGKDGLGTQALVEFYR; from the coding sequence ATGACGGTTGGGTTTATCGGCACGGGGATTATGGGCGCGGCCATGGCGGCCAATCTGATCAGGGCGGGCTTTGACCTGCGGGTTTACAGCCGCACCCGGGCCAAGGCGGCGGAGCTGGAGGCAATGGGCGCGGCGTGGGCGGACAGCCCGGCGGCGTGCTGCGCCGGGTGCGGCGCGGTGATCACCATGGTGGGCTTCCCGGAGGACGTGCGCCAGGTCTACTTCGGCGCGGACGGCGTGTTGGCGGGGGCCGCGCCGGGGGCCTGCCTCATCGACATGACCACCACCAGTCCCAAGCTGTCGGTGGAGATCTATGCCGCGGCGAAGGAGAGGGGCCTCTTCGCCCTGGACGCCCCGGTCTCCGGCGGGGACACGGGGGCGAAGGCGGGCACCCTGGCCATTATGGCCGGGGGCGACCGGGAGGCCTTTGACCGCTGCCTGCCCCTGTTCCGTGCCATGGGGAAGAACGTGGTCTACGAGGGGCCGGCGGGCAGCGGCCAGCACACCAAGATGGCCAACCAGATCGCCATCGCCGGGGCCATGGCCGGGCTGTGCGAGGCTATGACCTATGCCGGAAAAGCGGGGCTGGACGTGGAAAAGACCATCGCCACCATCCGCACCGGCGCGGCGGGCAGCGCCCAGCTGGAGGCCTACGCCCCCAAGATCCTGGCGGGGGACTACGCCCCCGGCTTCTACATCCGCCACTTCATCAAGGACATGGCCATCGCCCGGGAGGAGTACGCCGCCCTGGGCGGCGCTCTGGAGGTGCTGGACAAGGTGCTGGAGATGTACCGCGCCCTGGCGGGACAGGGGAAGGACGGCCTGGGGACCCAGGCGCTGGTGGAGTTTTACCGGTAG